The nucleotide window ttttcattcactcaatagaaaaacagttccaaaaatggccataataaacgccgcaaaaacacctccatattttcagacgttttttgttaagcgtgtgaacataccctgaccgtGTAGAGATACATGTTGCCCAAAAAACTAGACTTCTGTTCATTGGATTACAAGATTTCCCATTATTACTTAGAAGATGTTAACAAGCTCCTGTTAATGGATctgatttttctttcttttttttttgctggtagTTCCTTTTGGATGTGATCAATCCCTTATAAAAAGTGGATTActggatactactgtatataataaactCCTGTATTATCTGGTTTACCTGTCACCGCCATATTAATGACTGTCTGTTTTGTTTCCCCTAGAGCTCATCGAAATGACATGGAGAACATCTTCCCATTCCTCTTCCTCGGCGCCATCTACTCCTTACTGGATCCTAATCCCAGCATCGCCAGAATCCATTTCTTAATTTTCTTCATAGGTCGCTTAGTACATACAGCAGCCTATGTATTGGCTCTGAAAGCCCCGACACGTTCCATTGCCTACAGTATAGCGCAACTGCCATGTTTTTCTATGGCATTCCAAATTCTTTTTTCTGTCGCCTCCTACTGGTAGACAAGAGCGTAGCATGTTCATACACTACAAAGCCATGGCCGGGATTCAGTTCAATATTGTGTCTGTAAAGTCAGTAAGGATAATTTCCCtaattgcacacgaccgagtgccactcatgccgtttttcacgtcatccgtgtggcacccgatagttttcacggacccattcactttagcgggtgaattgggtcagtgaaaacggacccgacattccaatccgtggaaagataggaggacatgtcccatcttttcaCGGATCATggacgggacccggccggcacacactgtcgtgtgcatgaggcagaaGTGCAAACATTAACCTCCAA belongs to Rhinoderma darwinii isolate aRhiDar2 chromosome 8, aRhiDar2.hap1, whole genome shotgun sequence and includes:
- the PTGES gene encoding prostaglandin E synthase, with the translated sequence MENQVFLSFVFYSTLLIVKMYILAIITGQIRLRKKAFANPEDAMRHGGLELYREDPDVERYRRAHRNDMENIFPFLFLGAIYSLLDPNPSIARIHFLIFFIGRLVHTAAYVLALKAPTRSIAYSIAQLPCFSMAFQILFSVASYW